A DNA window from Luteolibacter luteus contains the following coding sequences:
- a CDS encoding fibronectin type III domain-containing protein: protein MKRSDFLRLSALGSLGLATRSFALPEGYTGIPAGIRPYLQTPRPDSMWVSWFSDNAPSGQIEWGTSPANLNNTVNAALDVLGTGYHYHAGRITGLSPASYYYYRVRNGSTVSDVFRFRTPVPAGTKTGRMRVLVMGDNQIIGENRYEKLIACAKAKIESTYGVPIEEVIDFILMPGDQVDVGTLDHYRNLHFKQCGLISPNIPIMTTVGNHETYYDTNLDLYSRIFRYDDISYANTPGTEGEKYYAYQLANIAFIHTSSEHTTTAQKQWVRSLVDALKTDASTDLCVSVVHRPYQAEQYVGDISGWFRSEIMPMLAETEKHVLNIGAHHHLYARGQTREWPIYHIISGGTAWDQYWGQSSESDFDDVQKTIAHWAWQLMDFDLSARTMEVTCYAEANVKLSAETRWNYNSRIIDSFHRKLGLEAPNKPALENTFSGPVTLPLELISSAYQSGSGEAINSTWFQIAADSGFTNLKIDRIRDVENLYGDTGAPLYEPVNIHANVDILRLAVSSGIYNGTHYARVRHRDTNAMWSAWSDAIAFTVEGSTSGPTALKLAKTVYAPNEDFLATYENGTGLPKDWIGIYKKGQKPGSGAGTVTSTTWQYVDAANLVNGTRNFTYNLPVGEWYAAFFTNDGYTEIAPRVPFYVGNAAVISTAKEAYDEGETVSIQFSNAPAGATDWIGIYQIGQTPGGPLSTQYKYAPTASGSLDFTGLPKGYYFASFFVNDGYQEISQRIVFSVGTQITSVSMESNQITAGSDFTVSFNKGPGIPKDWIGIFKQGDVPGVDVLTAYLYFAGATSGSVTFHLPDLPPGDYFAAMFTNDSYTEVSNRFLFTIVGQSELKFEQATMEGNEMRFRWKSQSGRSYKIQKSTTLATDSWMDIRTVTASGASHEELVPIDRLANPNCFFRVVEN, encoded by the coding sequence ATGAAACGCTCCGATTTCCTCCGCCTCTCGGCGCTCGGCTCCCTCGGTCTGGCCACCCGCAGCTTCGCATTGCCCGAAGGCTACACCGGCATTCCCGCTGGCATCCGCCCCTACCTGCAAACACCGCGCCCTGACTCGATGTGGGTTTCATGGTTCTCCGATAATGCTCCGAGCGGACAGATCGAATGGGGCACCTCGCCAGCAAACCTCAACAACACGGTCAACGCCGCGCTCGACGTGCTCGGCACCGGCTATCACTACCACGCCGGACGCATCACCGGACTCTCGCCGGCGAGCTACTATTACTACCGGGTCCGCAATGGCTCCACAGTTTCGGACGTCTTCCGCTTCCGCACACCGGTCCCCGCAGGCACCAAGACGGGGCGCATGCGCGTGCTCGTGATGGGCGACAACCAGATCATCGGCGAAAACCGCTACGAGAAACTCATCGCCTGCGCCAAGGCGAAGATCGAATCGACCTACGGCGTGCCCATCGAGGAAGTCATCGATTTCATCCTGATGCCCGGGGACCAGGTGGATGTCGGCACCCTCGATCACTACCGGAACCTGCACTTCAAGCAGTGCGGCCTGATCTCCCCGAATATCCCGATCATGACCACGGTCGGGAACCATGAGACCTACTACGATACCAACCTCGATCTCTACAGCCGGATCTTCCGCTACGATGACATCAGCTACGCCAATACTCCCGGCACGGAAGGCGAGAAATACTATGCTTACCAGCTGGCAAACATCGCGTTCATCCACACCAGCAGCGAACACACCACCACCGCGCAGAAGCAGTGGGTCCGTTCCTTGGTCGATGCCCTGAAGACCGATGCCTCCACGGATCTCTGCGTGAGCGTGGTCCACCGACCCTACCAAGCGGAGCAATACGTGGGCGACATCTCCGGATGGTTCCGCAGCGAGATCATGCCGATGCTGGCGGAGACGGAGAAGCATGTGCTGAACATCGGTGCGCATCACCATCTCTACGCCCGCGGCCAGACCCGCGAGTGGCCGATCTACCACATCATCTCCGGTGGCACCGCCTGGGACCAGTACTGGGGCCAGTCCTCGGAATCGGATTTCGACGACGTCCAGAAAACCATCGCCCACTGGGCCTGGCAGCTCATGGACTTTGACCTCTCCGCCCGGACCATGGAGGTCACCTGCTATGCGGAGGCCAATGTGAAACTCTCTGCCGAGACCCGCTGGAACTACAACAGCCGGATCATCGACAGCTTCCACCGCAAGCTCGGCCTCGAAGCTCCAAACAAGCCTGCACTTGAGAATACCTTCAGTGGTCCGGTCACTCTGCCGCTCGAACTCATCAGCAGCGCTTACCAGAGTGGCAGCGGGGAGGCGATCAATAGCACTTGGTTCCAGATCGCCGCCGATTCTGGATTCACCAATCTCAAGATCGATCGCATTCGCGACGTGGAGAATCTCTACGGCGACACCGGTGCTCCGCTCTACGAACCGGTAAATATCCACGCGAACGTGGACATCCTGCGCCTCGCCGTTTCTTCCGGCATCTACAATGGCACCCACTACGCCCGTGTCCGCCATCGCGACACGAATGCGATGTGGTCCGCATGGTCGGATGCCATCGCCTTCACCGTTGAAGGCAGCACCAGCGGGCCGACCGCCCTGAAGCTTGCGAAGACCGTCTATGCCCCGAACGAGGACTTCCTGGCTACCTACGAAAATGGCACCGGCCTGCCGAAGGACTGGATTGGCATTTACAAGAAGGGCCAAAAGCCCGGCTCGGGGGCCGGCACCGTCACTTCCACCACCTGGCAATATGTCGATGCCGCGAACCTGGTGAACGGCACGCGGAACTTCACCTACAACCTGCCGGTTGGCGAATGGTACGCCGCCTTCTTCACCAACGATGGCTACACCGAGATCGCTCCGCGCGTTCCTTTCTATGTCGGCAATGCAGCTGTCATCAGCACCGCGAAGGAAGCTTACGACGAAGGGGAGACCGTGAGCATCCAGTTCTCGAACGCCCCTGCAGGAGCCACGGATTGGATTGGCATCTACCAGATCGGCCAGACCCCGGGAGGCCCCCTTTCGACGCAATACAAGTATGCGCCCACCGCCTCGGGATCACTCGACTTCACGGGCCTCCCGAAGGGATACTACTTCGCCTCCTTCTTCGTGAATGATGGCTATCAGGAGATCAGCCAGCGCATCGTTTTCTCCGTGGGAACGCAGATCACGAGCGTCTCGATGGAATCGAACCAGATCACCGCGGGCAGCGACTTCACGGTGAGCTTCAACAAGGGCCCCGGCATCCCGAAGGACTGGATCGGCATCTTCAAGCAAGGCGATGTCCCCGGCGTGGACGTCCTCACCGCCTATCTCTACTTCGCGGGCGCCACCTCCGGTAGCGTGACCTTCCACCTGCCAGATCTTCCACCGGGTGATTACTTCGCGGCGATGTTCACGAACGACTCCTACACGGAGGTCTCGAACCGCTTCCTCTTCACCATCGTCGGCCAATCCGAACTCAAATTCGAGCAGGCGACGATGGAGGGAAATGAAATGCGCTTCCGTTGGAAGTCCCAGAGCGGACGTAGCTACAAGATCCAGAAAAGCACGACTTTGGCTACCGACTCATGGATGGATATCCGCACCGTTACCGCCAGTGGCGCCAGCCATGAGGAACTTGTGCCGATCGATCGCCTCGCAAACCCGAACTGCTTCTTCCGGGTGGTAGAGAATTGA
- a CDS encoding Amuc_1098 family type IV pilus outer membrane protein, with protein MPISDRFQNVTTRARLLAVAPLTCFLLSQPLVAQTSALAQAELQRRAANAKEAHELLKKGDESYQEGKWKAAVEAYSGARDLLPEAPATTELRKAATERLIQASIEQARNQRRLGDVSGAKETMSKVLADDVAPGNGLALEMDEQLNDPIRTNPAATLEHGKDVEEVRLLLYKAEGFKNLGDYDKASMVYEDVLQVDPTNKAARRGMEEVSQYKADYYRAARDHARAELLAEVDESWQLRVTPKEDVASLVGAGRHQPGAGDVLLSSKMERIILPVVSFDAVKIQEAFDFLRAQSIERDTLEVDPTRKGINFVLNLGDSAAAQGILQVPISLELRNVPLSQVVKYIADVTRTIVVPQEFAVEIRPAGAGSSDLITRTYSVPPDFLSQAGTAAGGSGELDPFADKEASEGLLAARMSAQDVLKNFGVEFPEGSSANYNATTSKLRVTNTVQNLAMVEQAVEQANSAEPRMVSVTVRMIKVQENNLEELGFDWLLDDYSLGGTGLTPGTTAGHLSGGTQNPGNMADMPLAPGSIFQHAITSGNRSGTEAVDGNAIDDRILQQQQGFAPGSSRAPGVMWMNGIINNTNLTMMMRGLSQKKGVDIVVSPSTVTRSGQQSTVEIMREFIYPTEYEPPELPNSVGGSAAIDFDTGQIGAGSPIMPITPATPTSFEMEKVGVVLDVLPTVSGDGHFVDVALKPSITDFDGFINYGTPITSPAPQSIASIGRTGNERVILTENQILMPVFSKTQLDTNLTIANGTTFAVGGLLQSRMQKVEDHTKVLGDIPVVGRLFRSEVTAPSRTLLLFLVTVNVLDPTGENAQGN; from the coding sequence ATGCCGATCTCCGATCGTTTCCAAAATGTCACGACCCGCGCCCGCCTTCTGGCAGTCGCGCCGCTGACCTGTTTCCTCCTGTCGCAGCCTCTGGTTGCACAGACCTCTGCCTTGGCTCAAGCCGAGCTCCAGCGCCGTGCGGCTAACGCCAAGGAGGCGCATGAGCTTCTGAAAAAGGGCGACGAGTCCTATCAGGAAGGCAAGTGGAAGGCTGCCGTGGAAGCCTACAGTGGTGCCCGCGATCTCCTGCCGGAAGCCCCGGCTACCACGGAACTGCGCAAGGCCGCGACCGAGCGCCTCATCCAAGCTTCCATCGAGCAGGCACGCAACCAGCGCCGCTTGGGCGATGTGAGCGGTGCTAAGGAAACCATGTCCAAGGTGCTCGCCGATGATGTGGCGCCGGGCAATGGCTTGGCGCTCGAGATGGACGAGCAACTCAACGACCCTATCCGCACCAATCCCGCCGCGACCCTTGAGCACGGCAAGGATGTGGAGGAAGTCCGGCTGCTTCTCTACAAGGCCGAAGGCTTCAAGAATCTGGGCGACTACGACAAGGCGAGCATGGTCTATGAAGACGTGCTGCAGGTGGACCCCACGAACAAGGCGGCCCGCCGCGGGATGGAAGAAGTTTCGCAGTATAAGGCAGACTACTATCGTGCAGCGCGTGATCATGCCCGCGCTGAATTGCTCGCCGAGGTGGACGAGTCCTGGCAACTGCGCGTGACGCCGAAGGAAGATGTTGCGTCCTTGGTGGGAGCCGGCAGGCACCAACCCGGTGCCGGGGATGTCCTCCTTTCCAGCAAGATGGAGCGGATCATCCTTCCGGTGGTCTCCTTCGACGCCGTGAAGATTCAGGAAGCTTTCGACTTCCTTCGCGCCCAATCCATCGAGCGGGATACCCTCGAAGTGGATCCGACCCGAAAGGGAATCAATTTCGTGCTGAATCTCGGCGATTCGGCCGCGGCTCAGGGAATTCTGCAGGTGCCCATTTCGCTGGAACTGCGGAACGTGCCACTTTCCCAAGTGGTCAAATACATCGCGGACGTGACGCGCACGATCGTGGTGCCGCAGGAATTCGCGGTGGAGATCCGTCCGGCGGGCGCTGGTTCCTCCGACCTGATCACGCGGACCTACAGTGTGCCGCCTGATTTCTTGTCCCAGGCAGGCACTGCGGCGGGTGGTTCGGGCGAGCTTGATCCCTTCGCCGACAAGGAAGCCTCGGAAGGACTGCTGGCAGCACGAATGAGTGCCCAGGACGTCCTCAAGAATTTCGGCGTGGAATTCCCAGAAGGTTCTTCCGCGAACTACAACGCCACCACCAGCAAGCTGCGGGTTACCAATACGGTGCAGAATCTCGCGATGGTGGAACAGGCGGTGGAGCAGGCGAATAGCGCCGAGCCACGCATGGTTTCGGTCACGGTCCGGATGATCAAGGTCCAGGAAAACAATCTGGAGGAGCTGGGCTTCGACTGGTTGCTGGATGACTACAGCCTGGGTGGTACTGGCCTGACTCCGGGAACGACTGCCGGTCACTTGAGCGGAGGTACCCAAAATCCGGGAAACATGGCCGACATGCCGTTGGCACCGGGTTCGATTTTCCAGCATGCGATCACCAGCGGCAACCGTAGTGGTACCGAGGCGGTGGACGGCAATGCGATCGACGACCGGATCCTCCAGCAGCAGCAGGGATTTGCGCCCGGTTCTTCGCGCGCTCCGGGGGTGATGTGGATGAACGGTATCATCAACAACACCAACCTCACCATGATGATGCGGGGTCTCTCGCAGAAGAAGGGTGTCGATATCGTGGTGAGTCCTTCCACGGTCACCCGCAGCGGCCAGCAATCGACGGTCGAGATCATGCGGGAATTTATTTACCCGACGGAATACGAGCCCCCGGAACTGCCAAACAGTGTCGGTGGTTCGGCTGCGATTGACTTTGATACCGGGCAGATCGGAGCGGGCTCGCCCATCATGCCGATCACGCCTGCGACCCCGACCTCCTTCGAAATGGAGAAGGTGGGCGTGGTGCTGGACGTCTTGCCGACGGTCAGTGGCGATGGGCACTTCGTGGACGTGGCGCTGAAGCCCAGCATCACGGACTTCGACGGCTTCATCAACTACGGGACACCGATTACCAGTCCGGCTCCGCAATCCATTGCGAGCATTGGCAGAACCGGAAACGAGCGCGTTATCCTGACGGAGAACCAGATCCTGATGCCGGTTTTCTCGAAGACCCAGCTGGACACCAATCTCACGATTGCGAACGGCACCACCTTTGCGGTGGGCGGACTTCTACAATCCCGGATGCAGAAGGTGGAAGACCACACGAAAGTCCTCGGGGACATCCCGGTCGTGGGACGTTTGTTCAGGAGCGAGGTTACCGCGCCTTCGCGGACCCTGCTTTTGTTCCTCGTGACGGTGAATGTGCTGGATCCGACGGGTGAGAACGCCCAGGGCAATTGA
- a CDS encoding bifunctional riboflavin kinase/FAD synthetase, with amino-acid sequence MLRFTGIDELARVVGPHHLALGVFDGVHLGHQAVISRALAGRAREGGTCGVLTFDPYPIRILAPEKAPRRLLASLDHKAEILERMGVDFLLALPFDHERAAQDAEEFLGEISSAGVRTVAVGEDWRFGKSRKGDVALLSRLSGELGYHLDAVPPVMMDGERISSTRIRQAIRDGSLDAAAAMLGRAYTVEGRVVEGRRLGRQIGFPTANVERGEEQFPPDGVWAVRAREGKTCLKGVANLGVRPTVDGETRTLEVHLFDYSGDLYGKILEVEFVRHLRGERKFGSLEELKAQISRDAEQALYLLRGDEGVEQ; translated from the coding sequence GTGCTGCGTTTCACGGGGATCGACGAATTGGCTCGGGTGGTTGGGCCGCACCATCTGGCCTTGGGGGTTTTTGACGGCGTGCATCTGGGGCACCAGGCGGTGATTTCCCGGGCCTTGGCGGGACGCGCTCGAGAGGGGGGGACTTGTGGGGTGCTGACCTTTGATCCTTATCCGATCCGGATTCTGGCTCCGGAAAAGGCGCCTCGGCGGCTCTTGGCCTCGCTGGATCACAAGGCGGAGATCCTGGAGCGGATGGGTGTTGATTTCCTGCTGGCGCTTCCCTTCGACCATGAGAGGGCTGCGCAGGATGCAGAAGAGTTTCTTGGCGAGATCTCCTCGGCCGGGGTTCGCACCGTCGCGGTGGGGGAGGATTGGCGCTTCGGCAAGAGCCGGAAAGGCGACGTAGCCCTGCTTTCCCGCCTGTCCGGTGAGTTAGGCTACCATCTGGATGCCGTGCCTCCGGTCATGATGGACGGAGAGCGCATCAGTAGCACCCGCATCCGCCAAGCGATCCGGGACGGCAGCCTCGACGCAGCTGCTGCGATGCTGGGACGAGCTTACACGGTGGAGGGGCGCGTCGTGGAAGGGCGACGCTTGGGAAGGCAAATCGGCTTTCCGACGGCCAATGTGGAGCGTGGCGAAGAGCAATTTCCGCCGGACGGGGTATGGGCCGTGCGTGCGAGGGAAGGGAAGACCTGCCTGAAAGGGGTGGCGAATCTGGGAGTGAGACCCACGGTGGACGGTGAAACCCGGACCTTGGAAGTGCATCTTTTCGACTACTCCGGAGATCTGTATGGGAAGATTTTGGAGGTCGAATTCGTGCGCCATCTGCGCGGTGAAAGGAAATTCGGATCTCTTGAGGAGTTGAAGGCCCAGATTTCCCGCGATGCAGAGCAGGCGTTGTATTTACTTCGTGGGGATGAGGGCGTGGAACAATGA